In the genome of Nitrospira japonica, one region contains:
- a CDS encoding ABC transporter ATP-binding protein yields the protein MIRLVGVEKTLGGQRVLQGLDLSIPAGQLTTVIGRSGEGKSVLLKHMIGLMQPDRGEVWVGDVEISHLKGKRLNDVRKRFAMLFQGAALFDSLSVFENVAFPLREKLQMKGSEVSRRVEEKLDQVGLKGMGHKYPAELSGGMKKRAGLARALVMEPEIILFDEPTTGLDPLMAKSIHDLIVSMQRRFQFTAVMVSHEIPEVFGISDWVAMLRRGKIAAMAPAKEFVRIDDPEIQEFITAGGTLALPKALVG from the coding sequence ATGATCAGACTCGTCGGGGTGGAAAAGACATTGGGCGGACAACGGGTCCTGCAAGGACTCGACTTGTCCATTCCGGCCGGGCAGCTGACGACGGTGATCGGACGCAGTGGAGAAGGCAAAAGCGTGCTCCTCAAGCACATGATCGGGTTGATGCAGCCGGATCGAGGCGAGGTCTGGGTCGGTGATGTGGAAATTTCACACCTGAAGGGCAAACGCTTGAACGACGTCCGGAAGCGGTTTGCCATGCTCTTTCAGGGGGCGGCCTTGTTCGACTCCCTCTCCGTCTTCGAAAACGTCGCGTTCCCGCTCAGGGAGAAGTTGCAGATGAAGGGGTCTGAGGTGTCCCGGCGGGTCGAGGAAAAGCTGGATCAGGTCGGGCTGAAAGGCATGGGGCACAAGTATCCGGCCGAACTCAGCGGGGGAATGAAAAAGCGGGCGGGGCTGGCGCGGGCGTTGGTCATGGAGCCGGAGATCATTCTGTTCGACGAGCCTACGACGGGCCTCGATCCGTTGATGGCGAAGTCCATCCACGATCTCATCGTCTCGATGCAGCGGCGGTTCCAGTTCACGGCCGTCATGGTCAGCCATGAAATACCGGAAGTCTTCGGCATTTCCGACTGGGTCGCGATGCTGCGGCGCGGAAAAATCGCCGCCATGGCGCCGGCGAAGGAGTTTGTGCGGATCGATGATCCGGAGATTCAGGAGTTCATCACCGCCGGCGGCACCCTGGCCTTGCCGAAGGCGCTGGTCGGATAA
- the mlaD gene encoding outer membrane lipid asymmetry maintenance protein MlaD, whose protein sequence is MEKTKLELIVGVFVLIGIVCLGYLSIKLGKLELVGGNVYEVVAQFNSASGLKPGSAVEIAGVEVGRVRGIVLKDDRASVTLAVHDNVKLYSDTIASIKTRGIIGEKFLALSPGGGGDALKSGDTIRDTESGLDLEELVSQYVHGKVN, encoded by the coding sequence ATGGAGAAAACCAAGCTCGAGCTGATCGTGGGCGTATTCGTACTGATCGGGATCGTCTGTTTGGGCTATCTGTCGATCAAGCTGGGGAAGTTGGAACTGGTCGGTGGAAACGTCTATGAAGTCGTGGCGCAGTTCAATTCGGCGTCAGGGCTCAAGCCGGGATCGGCCGTCGAAATCGCCGGTGTCGAGGTCGGGAGAGTGCGCGGCATCGTGCTGAAAGACGATCGTGCGTCGGTCACCTTGGCGGTTCATGATAATGTGAAGCTCTACAGCGACACCATCGCATCGATTAAAACCAGGGGCATCATCGGCGAGAAATTTCTTGCGCTGTCGCCAGGCGGCGGCGGTGATGCGTTGAAGTCGGGCGATACGATCCGCGATACGGAGTCCGGGCTGGACTTGGAAGAACTGGTCAGCCAGTATGTACACGGGAAGGTCAACTGA
- a CDS encoding MlaE family ABC transporter permease — protein MNRLLERMGARALAMVGEMGRMLLFVASSFAWLARPPFRPIQVVKQLHFVGYKSTFVVVLTAGFTGMVLALQGYYTLRKFGSEGLLGSAVALSMIRELGPVLAALMVTARAGSAMTAEIGIMRITEQIDAMDTMAINPLQYLVAPKLLAGLIGVPLLVAIFDVVGIYGGYLVGVELLGGNGGAYWNSIESAVEWKDIYGGILKSISFGLIVSWICCYKGFFTKHSAEGLGSATTEAVVLSSVLILVWDYFLTSILL, from the coding sequence GTGAACCGCCTGCTGGAACGAATGGGGGCCCGTGCACTGGCAATGGTCGGTGAAATGGGTCGTATGCTGCTCTTCGTGGCCTCGTCCTTCGCCTGGCTTGCCAGACCGCCGTTTCGGCCGATACAGGTCGTCAAGCAACTGCACTTCGTCGGCTACAAGTCCACGTTCGTCGTCGTGCTGACCGCCGGATTCACCGGCATGGTTTTGGCGCTACAGGGGTACTATACCTTGCGGAAATTTGGCTCGGAGGGATTGCTCGGCTCCGCCGTCGCGCTCAGTATGATCCGTGAGTTGGGACCGGTGCTGGCCGCCTTGATGGTCACGGCGCGGGCCGGTTCCGCGATGACCGCCGAGATCGGCATCATGAGAATTACCGAGCAGATCGATGCCATGGATACGATGGCCATCAACCCGCTCCAATACTTGGTCGCGCCGAAGCTGCTGGCCGGCTTGATCGGTGTTCCCTTACTCGTCGCGATTTTCGACGTTGTCGGGATCTACGGAGGCTATCTGGTCGGTGTGGAATTGTTGGGGGGCAATGGCGGAGCCTATTGGAATTCGATCGAGTCCGCCGTCGAATGGAAAGATATCTATGGCGGCATTTTGAAATCGATCAGTTTCGGGCTGATCGTGAGCTGGATTTGCTGTTACAAGGGATTTTTTACCAAGCATAGCGCCGAAGGGTTGGGCTCGGCGACGACGGAGGCCGTCGTCCTCTCCTCCGTGTTGATTCTGGTGTGGGATTATTTCCTGACCTCCATACTGTTGTGA
- a CDS encoding 5'-methylthioadenosine/S-adenosylhomocysteine nucleosidase family protein, with amino-acid sequence MKPVAIFAATRWELRALHRAFPTARAATLAGLRCFADDRAGQSYRLIQTGIGPEAAARVAKAVMDAQAMESIISAGFACALVPAQVGDVMIGSQSVFARSTGCWEIQGDVVACDDGLNEEMRTLARETGLPVRAGRFVSVATVVGRAEEKQRLARTADAVALDMESQALGAAARQRGVPFAIVRTVSDLLDEDLPLDFNQFLRPLGWPKGLGQVLAHPGSLAGLNRLRKQSSLAAERLTGLFTRYAAARLEGRGIGVSS; translated from the coding sequence TGCTGCAACTCGATGGGAACTCCGAGCCCTCCATCGCGCCTTTCCGACCGCCCGCGCTGCCACTCTCGCCGGCCTTCGCTGTTTTGCGGACGATCGGGCCGGCCAGTCCTATCGCCTGATTCAAACCGGTATCGGGCCTGAGGCGGCCGCGAGGGTCGCCAAGGCGGTTATGGATGCGCAAGCAATGGAATCCATCATTTCCGCCGGATTCGCCTGTGCGCTGGTGCCGGCTCAGGTTGGAGACGTGATGATCGGTTCGCAAAGCGTATTTGCACGTTCGACCGGCTGTTGGGAAATCCAGGGCGACGTCGTCGCGTGCGACGACGGGCTGAACGAAGAAATGCGAACGCTGGCACGCGAAACCGGTCTGCCCGTCCGGGCCGGTCGGTTCGTTTCGGTGGCGACCGTAGTGGGACGGGCGGAGGAGAAGCAGCGCCTCGCCAGGACGGCGGATGCGGTGGCACTCGATATGGAGAGTCAGGCGCTCGGCGCCGCAGCACGGCAGCGGGGCGTGCCGTTCGCGATCGTCCGGACCGTGTCCGATCTGCTCGATGAAGATCTTCCGCTCGATTTCAATCAGTTTCTCAGACCGCTCGGATGGCCCAAAGGATTGGGACAGGTGCTGGCACATCCCGGCAGTCTCGCCGGTCTCAATCGGCTCAGAAAACAAAGCAGTCTGGCGGCGGAGCGGCTTACCGGTCTCTTCACGCGCTATGCGGCTGCTCGGCTTGAAGGCCGTGGAATAGGGGTTTCCTCGTGA